The sequence below is a genomic window from Candidatus Margulisiibacteriota bacterium.
GAATTTCAGTAGACAACCCCACTCTTTTCATGTTATGATTATTAGCGATATGAAGGAAGGAATTCACCCAAAATATTTTGACACTAAAGCGACCTGCGCCTGTGGCGCGGTATTCGCTATTGGTTCGACCAGAGAAAACGTCACGGTCGACATGTGCTCCGCCTGCCATCCCCTCTTTACCGGCAAGCAGAAGCTGGTCGACGCCGAAGGACGCGTCCAGAAGTTCAAAAAGAAATTCGCCAATGTCGCCCCGCGCGTGAAGAAAGAGAAGAAAAAGAAAGTCGCCAAAGCGGCCGCCAAAAAAACTGCCGCCAAGAAACCCAAAAAAGCCGCCGCCCCCAAGGAAAAGTAACCGTCCCCTCCCGGACACCTCATGTTTTTAGACAAACTTGCCAACGTCGAAAAAAGGTTCATTGAGCTGGAAACTTCTCTTAGCCAGCCTGATATTATCAACGACCGCGAACTTTTCTCCAATTACGCCAAAGAATTAAGCTCACTTCGTGACGTGGTTGAAAAATACCGGGCCTACAAACAGGCGGAACATGAGATCGTCGAAGCCGAAGCGATGCTCAAAGACGAAGGAATGCGTGAAATAGCCGAAGAAGAGATCAAAGGTCTGGAGAAAAAAAAGTTAGCGCTCGTCTCCGACCTTGAGATCCTGCTGATCCCCAAAGACCCATTGGACGACAAGAACATTATCGTGGAGATCCGGGCCGGGACCGGCGGCGACGAAGCGGCCCTTTTTGCCGGCGACCTGCTCCGGATGTACCTGCGCTACGCCGAACGCAAAGGGTGGAAAACCGAGATCATTGACGCCAACGACACCGGGCTTGGCGGCTACAAAGAAGCGATCGTC
It includes:
- the rpmE gene encoding 50S ribosomal protein L31; this translates as MKEGIHPKYFDTKATCACGAVFAIGSTRENVTVDMCSACHPLFTGKQKLVDAEGRVQKFKKKFANVAPRVKKEKKKKVAKAAAKKTAAKKPKKAAAPKEK